Proteins encoded in a region of the Prunus persica cultivar Lovell chromosome G4, Prunus_persica_NCBIv2, whole genome shotgun sequence genome:
- the LOC18778470 gene encoding NAD(P)H dehydrogenase (quinone) FQR1 encodes MATKVYIVYYSMYGHVEKLAEEILKGAASVEGVEAKLWQVAETLQDDVLGKMGAPPKSEVPIISPNDLSEADGLLFGFPTRFGMMAAQFKAFFDSTGGLWRTQALAGKPAGIFYSTGSQGGGQETTALTAITQLVHHGMVFVPIGYSFGAGMFEMEQIKGGSPYGAGTYAGDGTRQPSELELQQAFHQGKYFAGIAKKLKGSTV; translated from the exons ATGGCCACCAAAGTCTACATTGT TTACTATTCTATGTATGGACATGTTGAGAAGCTGGCTGAAGAGATACTAAAAGGAGCTGCATCTGTGGAAGGAGTAGAAGCCAAACTATGGCAG GTAGCAGAAACACTGCAAGATGATGTTCTTGGAAAGATGGGTGCACCACCAAAGAGTGAAGTCCCTATAATTTCACCCAATGACCTTTCTGAGGCTGATGGGTTACTTTTCGGTTTCCCTACCAGATTTGGAATGATGGCTGCGCAATTTAAAGCATTTTTCGATTCAACTGGAGGTTTATGGAGAACCCAAGCACTTGCAGGCAAGCCTGCAGGAATTTTCTACAGCACTGGATCTCAAGGGGGTGGACAAGAGACTACGGC CTTGACAGCAATTACTCAGCTTGTTCACCATGGAATGGTCTTTGTGCCTATTGGATACTCATTTGGAGCTGGCATGTTCGAGATGGAGCAGATCAAGGGTGGTAGCCCCTATGGTGCAGGAACTTATGCTGGGGATGGCACAAGACAGCCTTCTGAGCTAGAACTACAACAAGCTTTCCACCAGGGAAAGTACTTCGCTGGCATTGCGAAAAAGCTTAAGGGCTCAACTGTCTGA
- the LOC18778837 gene encoding U-box domain-containing protein 8 has protein sequence MATQFPDDFKCPISLEIMSDPVILSSGHTFDRASIQRWLDAGHRTCPITKLPLPDHPSLIPNHALRSLISSYTLLSPAKLQHHHQHHHQYHHHHQRHCQPPTLISSLTARASTLESKLDSLDQLARLSKRDSAFRAKLTESGAVSAVLKCVDSDEPRLQEKALTLLLNVSLDDDNKVGLVAEGAIARIVTVLQGGSPNSRAVAATMLTSLAVVEVNKATIGAYPYAIRALVSLLRDGKSREKKEAATALYTICLFPDNRRRAVECGAVSILIRIAESGLERAVEVLGLLAKCREGREEMERFNGCVGILVRVLENGSSRGVQYALLTLNSLCSFSEPMCLEARNEGVLAICVGLVENDNERIRKNASNLVQVLSGNHSMK, from the coding sequence ATGGCGACTCAGTTCCCGGACGATTTCAAGTGCCCGATTTCGCTCGAAATAATGTCCGACCCGGTTATACTCTCTTCGGGTCACACCTTTGATCGGGCCTCCATCCAACGCTGGCTTGACGCCGGCCACCGCACCTGCCCTATTACCAAATTGCCCCTTCCCGACCACCCTTCCCTCATCCCCAACCACGCCCTCCGCAGCCTGATTTCCAGTTATACCCTTCTCTCCCCTGCCAAATTACAACACCATCATCAACACCACCACCaataccaccaccaccaccaacgcCACTGCCAACCCCCAACCCTAATCTCATCGCTCACTGCCCGAGCTTCAACCCTCGAGTCCAAGCTCGACTCGCTCGACCAGCTCGCACGCCTCTCCAAGCGCGACTCCGCCTTTCGCGCCAAACTCACCGAGTCAGGCGCCGTCTCGGCCGTCCTCAAGTGTGTTGACTCGGACGAGCCGCGCCTCCAAGAAAAGGCCCTAACTTTGCTGCTCAATGTCAGTTTGGACGACGATAACAAAGTGGGTCTTGTAGCCGAGGGAGCCATCGCTCGAATCGTAACGGTGCTGCAAGGCGGTTCCCCCAATAGCCGAGCCGTGGCGGCAACCATGTTGACGAGCTTAGCGGTTGTGGAGGTCAATAAGGCTACAATTGGGGCATACCCTTATGCAATTCGGGCGCTGGTTTCGCTTCTTAGGGACGGAAAAAGTCGAGAGAAGAAAGAGGCGGCTACGGCGCTTTACACCATCTGTTTGTTCCCGGATAATCGGCGCCGGGCCGTGGAATGTGGGGCGGTGTCGATTTTGATCCGAATTGCCGAATCGGGCCTGGAACGGGCTGTCGAAGTTCTGGGTCTATTGGCTAAGTGCAGGGAAGGTAGGGAAGAGATGGAGAGGTTTAATGGGTGTGTGGGGATATTAGTGAGGGTTTTGGAGAATGGAAGCTCAAGGGGGGTTCAATATGCGCTCCTTACTTTGAATTCACTCTGTTCTTTTAGTGAACCAATGTGTCTGGAAGCTAGAAATGAAGGGGTTTTGGCTATTTGTGTGGGTTTGGTTGAAAACGATAATGAAAGGATTCGAAAAAATGcttcaaatttggttcaggTTCTTAGTGGTAACCATTCCATGAAGTGA
- the LOC18778264 gene encoding G-type lectin S-receptor-like serine/threonine-protein kinase At1g11410 yields MDMITPILLIFLVPLPSCIFSLDTIAPNQPLRDGDVLVSSKKIFALGFFSSGNSQKRYVGVWYNKVPEQTIVWVANRDNPVTDTSGLLVINSHGGLVIYGKNQSSPLWSANVTVSSPNNSTAKLLDTGNLVLLENGSLSPLWQGFDYPSNTMLPFMKLGLDRRSKLNRFLTSWKSKDDPGTGTCSYGIDPSGFPQLFVYKGQAPRWRGRAWIKERWSGVPEMTNNFIFNVTFVNNQDEISIVFTITDESIFSRLVLDESGIVERSTWYNQVHQWVKFWSAPEERCDEYGRCGANSNCDPYNVDKFECTCLPGFEPKLLHEWYLRDGSGGCVSTKRASLCRNGEGFVKVPRVKPPDSSAARVNLSMGLEACKAECLRNCSCMAYSSADERKGGIGCVTWHGDLVDMRTYSNLGQDLYVRVNATILAQYAMKSNGSLGHKEKLAASLASGLVFFLLFCIVFWLAKRKRKGKRRQDKLSFSLTRGSTYLEDSPVRTDLGESRINSDLPIFELRTIAAATNNFSSNNKLGKGGFGSVYKGVLYNGKEIAVKRLAKNSGQGIEEFKNEVVLIAKLQHRNLVRILGCCVQDEEKMLIYEYLPNKSLDSFIFNEAKRAFLDWPKRFEIIYGIARGILYLHHDSRLRIIHRDLKASNVLLDSAMNPKISDFGMARIFGAEQIEANTNRVVGTYGYMSPEYAMQGLFSVKSDVYSFGVLLLEIVSGRKNTRYYHDNPDSNLVGHVWHLWKEGRASEIIDSTLGESYPVDEVVRCIQIALLCVQEHATNRPTMSGVVSMLGNNAAAPSPRQPGFLVKRSYHTSGDPSASTEGAYSVNDVTCTEIEAR; encoded by the exons ATGGACATGATCACCCCTATATTGCTTATCTTCCTTGTTCCTCTCCCTTCTTGCATTTTTTCCCTTGACACCATTGCGCCAAACCAACCCCTCAGAGACGGCGACGTTTTGGTGTCTAGCAAGAAAATATTTGCACTTGGGTTCTTCAGTTCTGGCAATTCTCAGAAACGCTATGTTGGAGTTTGGTACAACAAAGTTCCAGAGCAAACCATTGTCTGGGTTGCAAACAGAGACAATCCTGTCACTGATACCTCTGGCCTCCTAGTCATTAACAGCCATGGCGGCCTTGTCATCTACGGGAAGAACCAAAGCAGCCCTCTTTGGTCCGCTAATGTCACAGTCTCTTCACCAAACAACTCCACAGCCAAGCTCTTGGATACAGGGAACCTTGTTTTGCTTGAAAACGGTAGCCTAAGTCCTCTCTGGCAAGGCTTTGATTATCCCTCTAACACAATGCTCCCATTTATGAAACTTGGGCTGGACCGGCGGTCCAAGCTGAACCGGTTTCTCACATCCTGGAAGTCCAAAGATGATCCGGGAACTGGTACCTGTTCGTATGGGATTGACCCGAGTGGGTTTCCGCAGCTGTTTGTATACAAGGGTCAAGCCCCGCGCTGGCGGGGCAGGGCATGGATCAAGGAGAGATGGAGCGGTGTGCCCgaaatgacaaataatttcaTATTCAACGTCACTTTTGTGAACAATCAAGATGAGATATCTATTGTGTTTACTATCACAGATGAATCAATTTTCTCGCGGCTGGTACTTGATGAATCAGGAATCGTTGAACGGTCCACGTGGTATAATCAGGTACACCAGTGGGTCAAGTTTTGGTCGGCCCCGGAAGAGCGGTGTGACGAATATGGAAGGTGCGGTGCAAACAGCAATTGTGACCCGTACAATGTGGATAAGTTCGAGTGCACGTGCCTACCCGGTTTCGAACCCAAGCTGCTCCACGAATGGTATTTGCGAGACGGGTCGGGTGGGTGCGTGAGTACAAAAAGAGCGTCCCTTTGTCGAAATGGGGAAGGGTTCGTGAAGGTGCCACGTGTAAAGCCGCCTGACTCATCGGCAGCACGTGTGAACTTGAGTATGGGTCTGGAAGCATGCAAAGCAGAGTGCTTGAGGAATTGTTCTTGCATGGCGTACTCAAGTGCAGATGAAAGAAAGGGAGGGATCGGGTGCGTGACATGGCATGGGGACTTGGTCGACATGAGGACTTATTCGAATTTGGGTCAAGATTTATACGTTCGAGTTAATGCAACTATTTTAG CACAATATGCAATGAAGTCAAATGGTTCTCTTGGCCATAAGGAGAAGCTGGCAGCTTCACTAGCATCTGGTCTAGTGTTCTTTCTCTTgttctgcattgtgttttggttggcaaagaggaagagaaaag GTAAGCGAAGACAAGATAAACTTTCCTTCAGTCTGACCAGAGGATCAACCTACTTGGAAGATTCTCCTGTTAGAACAGATCTTGGGGAAAGCAGAATAAACTCAGACTTACCAATCTTTGAACTGCGTACCATAGCTGCAGCAACAAACAATTTCTCTTCCAATAACAAGCTTGGAAAAGGCGGTTTCGGCTCTGTCTATaag GGTGTGCTTTACAATGGGAAGGAAATAGCAGTGAAAAGACTAGCCAAGAATTCAGGCCAAGGAATTGAAGAGTTTAAGAATGAAGTTGTCCTTATTGCAAAACTCCAGCACCGGAACCTTGTCAGGATTTTAGGTTGCTGCgttcaagatgaagagaagatgCTAATCTATGAATACTTGCCTAACAAAAGTCTGGACTCTTTCATTTTCA ATGAAGCAAAAAGGGCATTTTTAGATTGGCCAAAACGCTTTGAGATTATCTATGGGATTGCCAGAGGGATCTTATACCTTCATCACGATTCGAGATTAAGAATCATCCATAGAGATCTAAAGGCCAGCAATGTTCTACTGGATTCTGCTATGAATCCTAAGATTTCAGATTTTGGCATGGCTAGAATATTTGGAGCAGAACAAATCGAAGCAAATACAAATCGTGTGGTTGGGACATA TGGTTATATGTCACCAGAGTATGCAATGCAAGGACTGTTTTCGGTAAAGAGTGATGTATATAGCTTCGGCGTTTTATTGCTAGAAATCGTCAGTGGCAGAAAGAACACCCGTTACTACCATGACAATCCAGACTCAAATTTGGTTGGACAT GTCTGGCACTTGTGGAAAGAAGGTAGAGCCTCGGAAATCATTGACTCAACTTTGGGCGAATCGTACCCTGTCGATGAAGTTGTAAGATGCATTCAAATCGCACTCTTGTGCGTGCAGGAGCACGCGACTAATCGTCCGACAATGTCAGGGGTTGTGTCCATGCTGGGAAATAATGCAGCAGCTCCTTCACCAAGGCAACCTGGATTTTTGGTTAAGAGAAGTTATCATACTAGTGGAGACCCATCAGCCAGCACTGAAGGAGCTTACTCTGTAAACGATGTAACGTGTACAGAAATAGAAGCTCGCTAA
- the LOC18779916 gene encoding G-type lectin S-receptor-like serine/threonine-protein kinase At1g11410, whose product MDFTKWCTTMITHILLIFLVLLPSCIFSLDTITPNQPLRDGDVLVSSKKIFALGFFSPGNSQKRYVGVWYNKVPEQTIVWVANRDNPVTDTSGLLAINSHGGLVIYCKNQSSPLWSANVTVSSPNNSTAKLLDTGNLVLLENGSLSPLWQGFDHPSNTLLPFMKLGLDRRSKLNRFLTSWKSKDDPGTGTCSYGIDPSGFPQLFLYKGQAPRWRAGAWIGERWSGVPEMTNNFIFNVTFVNNQDELSVVFTITDESIFSRMVLDESGMVERSTWHNQVHQWVKFWSAPQEQCDEYGMCGANSNCDPSNADKFECTCLPGFKPALLHEWYLRDGSGGCVSTKGASLCRNGEGFVKVPRVKVPNSSAARVNLSMGQEACEAECLRNCSCMAYSNADERKGGIGCVTWHGDLVDTRTYSNLGQDLYVRVNATVLAQYAMKSNGSLGHKEKLAVSLASGLVFFLLFCIVFWLAKRKRKGKQRQDKFSFSLTTASTYLEDSPVRTDLGESRINSDLPIFELRTIAAATNNFSSNNKLGEGGFGSVYKGVLYNGKEIAVKRLAKNSGQGIEEFKNEVVLIAKLQHRNLVRILGCCVQDEEKMLIYEYLPNKSLDSFIFNEAKRAFLDWPKRLEIIYGIARGILYLHHDSRLRIIHRDLKASNVLLDSAMNPKISDFGMARIFGAEQIEANTNRVVGTYGYMSPEYAMEGLFSVKSDVYSFGVLLLEIVCGRKNTGYYHDNPDSNLVGHVWDLWKEGRASEIIDSTLGESYPVDEVVRCIQIALLCVQEHATNRPTMSGVVSMLGNNAAAPSPRQPGFLVKRSYHTSEDPSASTEGAYSVNDVTCTEIEAR is encoded by the exons ATGGACTTTACAAAATGGTGTACGACTATGATCACCCATATATTGCTTATCTTCCTTGTTCTTCTCCCTTCTTGCATTTTTTCCCTTGACACCATTACGCCAAACCAACCTCTCAGAGACGGCGACGTTTTGGTGTCCAGCAAGAAAATCTTTGCACTTGGGTTCTTCAGTCCCGGCAATTCTCAGAAACGCTATGTTGGAGTTTGGTACAACAAAGTTCCAGAGCAAACCATCGTCTGGGTTGCAAACAGAGACAACCCTGTCACTGATACCTCTGGCCTCCTAGCCATTAACAGCCATGGCGGCCTTGTCATCTACTGCAAGAACCAAAGCAGCCCTCTTTGGTCCGCTAATGTCACAGTCTCTTCACCAAACAACTCCACAGCCAAGCTCTTGGATACAGGGAACCTTGTTTTGCTTGAAAACGGTAGCCTAAGTCCTCTCTGGCAAGGCTTTGATCATCCGTCTAACACACTGCTCCCATTTATGAAACTGGGGCTGGACCGGCGGTCCAAGCTGAACAGGTTTCTCACATCCTGGAAGTCCAAAGATGATCCGGGAACTGGTACCTGTTCGTATGGGATTGACCCGAGTGGGTTTCCGCAGCTGTTTTTATATAAGGGTCAAGCCCCGCGCTGGCGGGCCGGGGCATGGATCGGGGAGAGATGGAGCGGTGTGCCCgaaatgacaaataatttcaTATTCAACGTCACTTTTGTGAACAATCAAGATGAGCTATCTGTCGTGTTTACTATCACAGATGAATCAATTTTCTCGCGAATGGTACTTGATGAATCAGGAATGGTTGAACGGTCCACGTGGCATAATCAGGTGCACCAGTGGGTCAAGTTTTGGTCGGCCCCGCAAGAGCAGTGTGACGAATATGGGATGTGCGGTGCAAATAGCAATTGTGACCCGTCCAATGCGGATAAGTTCGAGTGCACGTGCCTACCCGGTTTCAAACCCGCGCTGCTCCATGAATGGTATTTGCGAGATGGGTCGGGTGGGTGCGTGAGTACAAAAGGAGCGTCCCTTTGTCGAAATGGGGAAGGGTTCGTGAAGGTGCCACGTGTAAAGGTACCTAACTCGTCGGCAGCACGTGTGAACTTGAGTATGGGTCAGGAAGCGTGCGAAGCAGAGTGCTTGAGGAATTGTTCTTGCATGGCGTACTCAAATGCAGATGAAAGAAAGGGAGGGATCGGGTGCGTGACATGGCATGGGGACTTGGTGGACACAAGGACTTATTCGAATCTGGGCCAAGATTTATATGTTCGAGTTAATGCAACTGTTTTAG CACAATATGCAATGAAGTCAAATGGTTCTCTTGGCCATAAGGAGAAGCTGGCAGTTTCACTAGCATCTGGTCTAGTGTTCTTTCTCTTgttctgcattgtgttttggttggcaaagaggaagagaaaag GTAAGCAAAGACAAGATAAATTTTCGTTCAGTCTGACCACAGCATCAACCTACTTGGAAGATTCTCCTGTTAGAACAGATCTTGGGGAAAGCAGAATAAACTCAGACTTACCAATCTTTGAACTGCGTACCATAGCTGCAGCAACAAACAATTTCTCTTCCAATAACAAGCTAGGAGAAGGCGGTTTCGGCTCTGTCTATAAG GGTGTGCTTTACAATGGGAAGGAAATAGCAGTGAAAAGACTAGCCAAGAATTCAGGCCAAGGAattgaagagttcaagaatgAAGTTGTCCTTATTGCAAAACTCCAGCACCGGAACCTTGTCAGGATTTTAGGTTGCTGCgttcaagatgaagagaagatgCTAATCTATGAATACTTGCCTAACAAAAGTCTGGACTCTTTCATTTTCA ATGAAGCAAAAAGGGCATTTTTAGATTGGCCAAAACGCCTTGAGATTATCTATGGGATTGCCAGAGGGATCTTATACCTTCATCACGATTCGAGATTAAGAATCATCCATAGAGATCTAAAGGCCAGCAATGTTCTACTGGATTCTGCTATGAATCCTAAGATTTCAGATTTTGGCATGGCTAGAATATTTGGAGCTGAACAAATTGAAGCAAATACAAATCGTGTGGTTGGGACATA TGGTTATATGTCACCAGAGTACGCAATGGAAGGATTGTTTTCGGTAAAGAGTGATGTATATAGCTTCGGTGTTTTACTGCTAGAAATCGTCTGTGGCAGAAAGAATACCGGTTACTACCATGATAATCCGGACTCAAATTTGGTTGGACAT GTCTGGGACTTGTGGAAAGAAGGTAGAGCCTCGGAAATCATTGACTCAACTTTGGGCGAATCGTACCCTGTCGACGAAGTTGTAAGATGCATTCAAATCGCTCTCTTGTGCGTGCAGGAGCACGCGACTAATCGTCCAACAATGTCAGGGGTTGTGTCCATGCTGGGAAATAATGCAGCAGCTCCTTCACCAAGGCAACCTGGATTTTTGGTTAAGAGAAGTTATCATACTAGTGAAGACCCATCAGCCAGTACTGAAGGAGCTTACTCTGTAAACGATGTAACATGTACAGAAATAGAAGCTCGCTAA